A single Corvus hawaiiensis isolate bCorHaw1 chromosome 26, bCorHaw1.pri.cur, whole genome shotgun sequence DNA region contains:
- the C26H8orf82 gene encoding UPF0598 protein C8orf82 homolog isoform X2 — protein sequence MRVGAVLRLCARPALWYQQGQRPGPGSREYFYYLDHQGQLFLDDTKVKNFITCFKDVGFLSFFFKHLERNRSGRYEAEFPFLSRCGRERNFLRCEDLPVVFTQILPGSDGNHLLSYCGGGARLAVPFQPGMLTVFPENGRLYHPAPDQAGGVGLVRSALASEWSLGFQFGEGSERPPTHFLWEGRRYRLSGELLGILRAEKSGCGQELEAAPAAS from the exons ATGCGGGTGGGGGCGGTGCTGCGGCTCTGCGCCCGCCCGGCGCTCTGGTACCAGCAGGGGCAGCGGCCGGGGCCGGGAAGCCGCGAGTATTTTTATTACTTGGATCACCAGGGGCAG CTTTTCCTGGATGACACCAAAGTCAAGAACTTCATCACCTgcttcaaag ATGTGGGAttcctctccttcttcttcaagCACCTGGAGCGCAACCGGAGCGGGCGCTACGAGGCGGAATTCCCGTTCCTTTCCCGCTGCGGCCGGGAGCGGAATTTCCTGCGCTGCGAAGATCTTCCCGTGGTTTTCACCCAAATCCTGCCCGGATCCGACGGGAATCACCTCCTGTCCTACTGCGGAGGCGGCGCCCGCCTGGCGGTGCCTTTCCAGCCGGGAATGCTGACGGTATTCCCGGAAAACGGGCGGCTCTACCACCCGGCTCCGGACCAAGCCGGCGGCGTGGGATTGGTGCGCTCGGCTCTGGCTTCCGAGTGGAGTTTGGGATTCCAGTTTGGAGAAGGCTCGGAGCGACCCCCGACCCATTTcctgtgggaagggaggaggtATCGGCTCTCCGGGGAATTGCTGGGAATTCTGCGGGCGGAAAAGTCGGGATGCGGGCAGGAATTGGAGGCTGCGCCCGCCGCTTCCTAA
- the LRRC14 gene encoding leucine-rich repeat-containing protein 14 isoform X1, translating into MRRHGSEVSVRAGYKQRLRAGAPSESMDSLLFLCARRIVAHRPLPALPADLYPVLFQAAFLDGRPLVLRDLVTAWPFPVLNFQRLVGRRELLRDHPCKLCVQAVILAVVAQLRRDLEEPGRDSRRFRLRLLDMTGLPDAASGRAPDGMSVWSGTVALAKACVEVSKHQREFQRRGSKRHKGRSGAATAAAAPQPPGVDVHADLFVNGTSYGILRDALQTGAAGPLRLKCREFQAEELSASGIVTLLESLDPSCVRRVDLRFNNLGLTGLSVILPHLSCFPELRSLKLQYSNVDVRRPTPESAIGIRCLAGQLGMLPSLRELNLGSSRLSGNLRQILCDLQAPLESLELAFCSLLPADLAFLSQSFHAPALKRLDLSGHDFSQSLLEPLRLLLEETSASLLHLDLMECRMADSHLDALLPTLRRCSRLRFLGLYGNSLSTAALKDLLQKTLELPDLRLVVYPFPVDCYKPEAPSESGWNYEEPMDGERLAAASAEISRMLANSGRTDLVWTYNPYGHGAMDYFSL; encoded by the exons ATGCGCAGACACGGAAGTGAAGTTTCCGTACGGGCCGGGTACAAGCAGCGGCTGCGGGCGGGCG CCCCCTCGGAATCCATGgattccctgcttttcctctgcGCCCGCCGCATCGTCGCCCACCGCCCTCTTCCCGCCCTTCCTGCCGATCTCTATCCCGTCCTTTTCCAAGCTGCGTTCCTGGATGGGAGACCCCTGGTCCTGCGGGATTTGGTGACCGCTTGGCCCTTCCCGGTGCTCAACTTCCAGCGGCTCGTGGGGCGCCGGGAGCTGCTCCGGGATCATCCCTGCAAGCTCTGCGTCCAGGCCGTCATCCTGGCCGTGGTGGCGCAGCTCCGGCGGGATCTGGAGGAGCCGGGACGCGattccag ACGGTTCCGGCTCCGCCTGCTGGACATGACCGGACTCCCGGATGCCGCCTCCGGCCGCGCTCCCGACGGGATGAGCGTCTGGTCCGGCACCGTGGCCTTGGCCAAGGCCTGCGTGGAGGTGTCCAAGCACCAGCGGGAATTCCAGAGGCGCGGATCCAAGCGGCACAAAGGCCGTTCCGGCGCCGCCACGGCCGCGGCCGCTCCGCAGCCCCCGGGCGTGGACGTCCACGCCGACCTGTTCGTCAACGGAACATCCTACGGGATCCTCCGGGACGCGCTCCAGACCGGAGCCGCCGGCCCGCTGCGCCTCAAGTGCCGGGAATTCCAAGCCGAGGAACTCTCGGCATCCGGAATCGTGACTTTGTTGGAATCCTTGGATCCTTCCTGCGTGCGGAGGGTGGATCTGCGCTTCAACAATCTGGGATTGACCGGGCTCTCGGTGATCCTGCCGCACCTCTCCTGCTTCCCGGAGCTGCGGAGCCTCAAGCTCCAGTACAGCAACGTCGACGTGCGGCGCCCGACGCCGGAATCGGCCATCGGAATCCGGTGCCTGGCCGggcagctgggaatgctgcccaGCCTCCGGGAGCTCAACCTGGGATCCTCCCGGCTCTCCGGGAATCTGCGCCAGATCCTCTG CGACCTCCAGGCTCCGTTGGAAAGCTTGGAATTGGCCttctgctccctccttcccgCCGACCTCGCCTTCCTCTCCCAAAGCTTCCACGCTCCGGCCCTCAAAAGGTTGGATCTGAGCGGCCACGACTTCTCCCAAAGCCTCCtggagccgctccggctgctcCTGGAGGAAACCTCGGCCTCGCTGCTGCACCTGGATCTCATGGAATGCCGCATGGCCGACTCCCACCTGGACGCGCTGCTGCCGACGCTCCGGCGCTGCTCCCGCCTGCGCTTCCTGGGACTCTACGGCAATTCCCTGTCCACGGCCGCGCTCAAGGATCTGCTCCAGAAAACCCTGGAGCTGCCGGATCTGCGCCTGGTCGTGTATCCCTTCCCTGTGGATTGCTACAAGCCGGAGGCGCCCTCGGAATCCGGGTGGAATTACGAGGAGCCCATGGATGGCGAACGTTTGGCGGCGGCGAGCGCCGAGATTTCCCGGATGTTGGCGAATTCCGGGAGAACCGACCTCGTCTGGACTTACAATCCCTACGGACACGGAGCCATGGACTACTTCTCCTTGTGA
- the LRRC14 gene encoding leucine-rich repeat-containing protein 14 isoform X2: MTDSAPSESMDSLLFLCARRIVAHRPLPALPADLYPVLFQAAFLDGRPLVLRDLVTAWPFPVLNFQRLVGRRELLRDHPCKLCVQAVILAVVAQLRRDLEEPGRDSRRFRLRLLDMTGLPDAASGRAPDGMSVWSGTVALAKACVEVSKHQREFQRRGSKRHKGRSGAATAAAAPQPPGVDVHADLFVNGTSYGILRDALQTGAAGPLRLKCREFQAEELSASGIVTLLESLDPSCVRRVDLRFNNLGLTGLSVILPHLSCFPELRSLKLQYSNVDVRRPTPESAIGIRCLAGQLGMLPSLRELNLGSSRLSGNLRQILCDLQAPLESLELAFCSLLPADLAFLSQSFHAPALKRLDLSGHDFSQSLLEPLRLLLEETSASLLHLDLMECRMADSHLDALLPTLRRCSRLRFLGLYGNSLSTAALKDLLQKTLELPDLRLVVYPFPVDCYKPEAPSESGWNYEEPMDGERLAAASAEISRMLANSGRTDLVWTYNPYGHGAMDYFSL; this comes from the exons ATGACAGACAGCG CCCCCTCGGAATCCATGgattccctgcttttcctctgcGCCCGCCGCATCGTCGCCCACCGCCCTCTTCCCGCCCTTCCTGCCGATCTCTATCCCGTCCTTTTCCAAGCTGCGTTCCTGGATGGGAGACCCCTGGTCCTGCGGGATTTGGTGACCGCTTGGCCCTTCCCGGTGCTCAACTTCCAGCGGCTCGTGGGGCGCCGGGAGCTGCTCCGGGATCATCCCTGCAAGCTCTGCGTCCAGGCCGTCATCCTGGCCGTGGTGGCGCAGCTCCGGCGGGATCTGGAGGAGCCGGGACGCGattccag ACGGTTCCGGCTCCGCCTGCTGGACATGACCGGACTCCCGGATGCCGCCTCCGGCCGCGCTCCCGACGGGATGAGCGTCTGGTCCGGCACCGTGGCCTTGGCCAAGGCCTGCGTGGAGGTGTCCAAGCACCAGCGGGAATTCCAGAGGCGCGGATCCAAGCGGCACAAAGGCCGTTCCGGCGCCGCCACGGCCGCGGCCGCTCCGCAGCCCCCGGGCGTGGACGTCCACGCCGACCTGTTCGTCAACGGAACATCCTACGGGATCCTCCGGGACGCGCTCCAGACCGGAGCCGCCGGCCCGCTGCGCCTCAAGTGCCGGGAATTCCAAGCCGAGGAACTCTCGGCATCCGGAATCGTGACTTTGTTGGAATCCTTGGATCCTTCCTGCGTGCGGAGGGTGGATCTGCGCTTCAACAATCTGGGATTGACCGGGCTCTCGGTGATCCTGCCGCACCTCTCCTGCTTCCCGGAGCTGCGGAGCCTCAAGCTCCAGTACAGCAACGTCGACGTGCGGCGCCCGACGCCGGAATCGGCCATCGGAATCCGGTGCCTGGCCGggcagctgggaatgctgcccaGCCTCCGGGAGCTCAACCTGGGATCCTCCCGGCTCTCCGGGAATCTGCGCCAGATCCTCTG CGACCTCCAGGCTCCGTTGGAAAGCTTGGAATTGGCCttctgctccctccttcccgCCGACCTCGCCTTCCTCTCCCAAAGCTTCCACGCTCCGGCCCTCAAAAGGTTGGATCTGAGCGGCCACGACTTCTCCCAAAGCCTCCtggagccgctccggctgctcCTGGAGGAAACCTCGGCCTCGCTGCTGCACCTGGATCTCATGGAATGCCGCATGGCCGACTCCCACCTGGACGCGCTGCTGCCGACGCTCCGGCGCTGCTCCCGCCTGCGCTTCCTGGGACTCTACGGCAATTCCCTGTCCACGGCCGCGCTCAAGGATCTGCTCCAGAAAACCCTGGAGCTGCCGGATCTGCGCCTGGTCGTGTATCCCTTCCCTGTGGATTGCTACAAGCCGGAGGCGCCCTCGGAATCCGGGTGGAATTACGAGGAGCCCATGGATGGCGAACGTTTGGCGGCGGCGAGCGCCGAGATTTCCCGGATGTTGGCGAATTCCGGGAGAACCGACCTCGTCTGGACTTACAATCCCTACGGACACGGAGCCATGGACTACTTCTCCTTGTGA
- the RECQL4 gene encoding ATP-dependent DNA helicase Q4 produces the protein MERQQELKVLLKRWEAEFLRERRRKPSQADIEEAPEETRKLYKEYRMLKQQGKASDSSEKTGSQEIPNVEQVEDSGFWGSHLNRAPKIPGKSRSGSARPGISAEFYGMKLKAKLGMTGKEPPLTPRRTPNPRRIPKIPQSQKIPERGAEASSPEPPRNEGESEKSGDAGKSGDPEKSGEFSGSGPLTLPAGMNPGFPPVPDKFQRLKQSVAQTLRSLDPGWLQRCQESPENREFPAGSVREKGEIHTASIGNSVRKRPREGGGAAEAPAKLRRGPQGSDPGIFGVRSIQEENEGEEEQLESRKEAGKAADRLEKILEEEEKEEKPKPTRRGRATPRSGGNFVRLNLKRKTYSRGCLRGKFLRKQVWKQKWRKKSGQFGGGADVCFRCGGKGHWASECRGKDLGSFPEEIPEEEEEEEPLPTLEEVAQRTNSVFIPEIPASGARGDNPQPTPNSLDFPRPEFSPSPPPAAVDPLYSPAPDGTIPDPPEEVLEALRNLGYDSFRPGQAEAVMRILSGLSTLVVLPTGMGKSLCYQLPAFLYHKNSGSVSLVISPLVSLMDDQVSGLPPCLKAVCIHSNLSQSQREAAMEKVRNGQAQILLLSPEALVASGSSSLFFRDRLPPVAFACLDEAHCVSQWSHNFRPAYLRVCKVLRQRLGVRCFLGLTATATAATARDVAQHLGIPPEQGGGVRSAAVPANLLLSVSMDADREQALLSLLRADPFGSCHPLIVFCTRREDTERLAALIRSQFPQFPQFQPHPKPLGKNPGKGKTAGIPGFCSATAYHAGLSGPERRRIQRDFMGGRIRVLVATVAFGMGLDKADVRGIVHYNIPGNLESYVQEVGRAGRDGSAARCHLFLEPQGRDLPELRRHIYGDSVDFWVIRKLLQRVFAPCKCLEIHGKLRDPPEDLEPESSGILEFREREKRRLCRGHERCVPVAELVQALDLREEAIETLLCYLELHPGNFLQLLPATDSRCRIRCSGGARQLRELARRRPAAPGTGAEVRIPKDSPKFPKIPSIPAAASAAPQAPGSSASWHRGARQLRELARRRPAAPTAGAEAPGSSGNWRGGARQLQQLARRRPAAPTAGAEAPGSSASWHRGARQLRELAQRRPAAPTAGAEAPGSSGNWRGGARQLRELARRRPAAPGTGAEAPGSSGNWRREFPNSQRFPNSQRFPKIPKNSLHSRCRIRCSAGARQLRELARSSPPVAAALARERSAVGGSLEFDVVSLSDSMAWESPLVKRSLRQLQWDSQKGRKSGIAVEFLEFSFHFRAYGDLSCRELDSVGEFLHGRVVSREKAALRQLRCCFRAFRSVAFQSCHPKAPEKEQLERSSRLKELLREYFERDGAGSDGDDEEEEEEEEKNLGMTRPKDWEEQVRADIRNFLAAHPDEKFSGRAIARIFHGIGSPRFPAQIYGRDRRFWRRHLPLEFQSLSRLATEEILAWR, from the exons ATGGAgcggcagcaggagctgaaggtGCTGCTGAAGCGCTGGGAAGCGGAATTCCTGCGGGAACGGCGGCGGAAGCCCAGCCAG GCCGACATCGAGGAAGCTCCAGAGGAAACCCGGA AGCTCTACAAGGAGTACCGGATGCtgaagcagcagggaaaagcatCGGATTCCTCGGAAAAAACGGGATCCCAGGAAATCCCAAATGTGGAACAG GTGGAAGAttcgggattttggggttcccacTTGAACCGGGCACCCAAAATTCCCGGGAAAAGCCGGAGCGGGAGCGCCAGGCCGGGAATTTCAGCGGAGTTTTATGGGATGAAGCTCAAAGCCAAactgggaatgactgggaag gaGCCTCCCCTGACCCCTCGGaggaccccaaatcccaggagaatccccaaaattccccaatcCCAGAAAATCCCAGAGCGCGGAGCCGAAGCTTCATCCCCGGAACCTCCACGGAATGAAGGAGAATCTGAAAAATCCGGAGATGCCGGAAAATCCGGAGATCCTGAAAAATCCGGAGAATTCTCGGGATCGGGCCCCCTCACACTCCCGGCGGGAATGAATCCCGGTTTTCCTCCCGTTCCCGACAAATTCCAGCGGCTGAAGCAGAGCGTGGCCCAAACTTTGAGATCCCTGGATCCCGGCTGGCTCCAGAGGTGCCAGGAATCTCCTGAAAACCGGGAATTCCCAGCGGGATCCgtgagggaaaagggggaaatccACACCGCATCCATAGGAAATTCCGTGAGGAAAAGGCCCCGGGAAGGCGGAGGCGCCGCGGAGGCTCCGGCCAAGCTCCGGAGGGGTCCCCAAGGCTCGGATCCGGGAATTTTTGGGGTGAGGTCGATCCAGGAGGAAAATGAGGgtgaggaagagcagctggaatCCCGAAAGGAAGCTGGGAAGGCGGCGGATCGCTTGGAAAAAAtcctggaagaggaggaaaaggaggaaaaacccaaacccacgcGCAGAGGCCG aGCCACTCCCCGGAGCGGCGGGAATTTCGTCCGGCTCAACCTGAAGAGAAAAACGTATTCCCGTGGATGCCTGAGGGGAAAATTCCTTCGGAAACAG gtttggaagcagaaatggaggaaaaagtCGGGGCAGTTCGGAGGCGGAGCCGATGTTTGCTTCCGGTGTGGCGGGAAAGGGCACTGGGCGTCGGAATGCCGAG GGAAAGATTTGGGATCGTTCCCGGAGGAAattcctgaggaggaggaggaggaggagccaCTTCCCACTCTGGAAGAAGTGGCCCAAAGGACCAACAGCGTTTTTATCCCGGAGATTCCCG CCAGCGGCGCCCGTGGGGATAAtccccagcccaccccaaattccctggATTTCCCACGGCCGGaattctccccctcccctcctccagctgccgTGGATCCCCTTTACAGCCCAGCCCCCGATGGGACAATCCCAG ATCCTCCGGAAGAAGTCCTGGAAGCTCTGAGGAATTTGGGATACGATTCCTTCCGGCCGGGCCAGGCCGAGGCCGTCATGCGGATCCTTTCCG GATTATCCACGCTGGTGGTGTTACCCACAGGGATGGGCAAATCCCTGTGCTACCAACTTCCCGCTTTTCTCTATCACAAAAACTCCGGGAGCGTCTCCCTGGTGATTTCCCCGCTCGTTTCCCTCATGGATGATCAG GTTTCCGGCCTCCCCCCCTGCCTCAAGGCCGTCTGCATCCATTCCAACCTTTCCCAATCCCAGCGGGAAGCAGCCATGGAAAAG GTCAGGAATGGCCAGGCCCAgatcctgctgctctctccgGAGGCTCTGGTGGCATCGGGATcctcttccctgtttttccGGGATCGCCTCCCTCCCGTGGCTTTCGCCTGCCTGGATGAGGCTCATTGCGTCTCCCAGTGGTCCCACAACTTCCGGCCCGCCTACCTGCGCGTCTGCAAG GTTCTCCGGCAGCGCCTGGGCGTCCGGTGCTTCCTGGGCCTCACGGCCACGGCCACGGCGGCCACGGCCCGGGACGTGGCTCAGCATTTGGGAATTCCGCCGGAGCAGGGCGGCGGCGTCCGCTCGGCCGCCGTTCCCGCCAACCTGCTGCTCTCCGTGTCCATGGACGCCGACAGGGAGCAG gccctgctctccctgctccggGCGGATCCCTTCGGCTCCTGCCACCCCCTGATCGTTTTCTGCACGCGCCGCGAGGACACCGAGCGCCTCGCCGCCCTCATCCGCTCCCAATTCCCGCAATTCCCGCAattccagccccatcccaaacccctcgGCAAAAATCCCGGCAAAG ggaaaactgCCGGAATTCCCGGTTTTTGCTCGGCTACCGCCTACCACGCCGGGTTATCCGGCCCGGAACGGCGGCGCATCCAGAGGGATTTCATGGGCGGCCGCATCCGGGTGCTGGTGGCCACGGTGGCCTTCGGCATGGGCTTGGATAAAGCGGACGTGCGCGGGATCGTGCACTACAACATTCCCGGGAATCTGGAGAGCTACGTGCAGGAGGTCGGCAGGGCCGGCAGGGACGGGAGCGCCGCGCGCTGCCACCTCTTCCTGGAGCCGCAG GGTCGGGATCTCCCGGAATTGCGGCGCCACATTTACGGCGATTCCGTGGATTTTTGGGTCATCCGGAAGTTGCTCCAGAGGGTTTTTGCTCCTTGTAAATGCCTGGAAATCCACGGAAAACTCCGCGACCCACCCGAG GATTTGGAGCCGGAAAGCTCCGGAATCCTGGAATTCCGCGAGCGGGAAAAGCGCCGGCTGTGCCGCGGCCACGAGCGCTGCGTCCCCGTGGCGGAGCTGGTGCAAGCTCTGGATCTGCGGGAGGAAG CGATCGAGACCCTCCTGTGCTACCTGGAGCTGCATCCCGGCAacttcctgcagctgcttcctgcCACCGATTCCCGCTGCCGCATCCGCTGCTCCGGAGGCGCCCGGCAGCTCCGGGAACTGGCGCGGAG GCGCCCGGCAGCTCCGGGAACTGGCGCGGAGGTGAGAATTCCCAAAGATTctccaaaattcccaaaaattccctccATTCCCGCTGCCGCATCCGCTGCTCCGCAGGCGCCCGGCAGCTCCGCCAGCTGGCACAGAG GCGCCCGGCAGCTCCGGGAACTGGCGCGGAG GCGCCCGGCAGCTCCAACAGCTGGCGCGGAG GCGCCCGGCAGCTCCGGGAACTGGCGCGGAG GCGCCCGGCAGCTCCAACAGCTGGCGCGGAG GCGCCCGGCAGCTCCAACAGCTGGCGCGGAG GCGCCCGGCAGCTCCGCCAGCTGGCACAGAG GCGCCCGGCAGCTCCGGGAACTGGCGCAGAG GCGCCCGGCAGCTCCAACAGCTGGCGCGGAG GCGCCCGGCAGCTCCGGGAACTGGCGCGGAG GCGCCCGGCAGCTCCGGGAACTGGCGCGGAG GCGCCCGGCAGCTCCGGGAACTGGCGCGGAG GCGCCCGGCAGCTCCGGGAACTGGCGCAGAG aattcccaaattcccaaagattcccaaattcccaaagattcccaaaaattcccaaaaattccctccATTCCCGCTGCCGCATCCGCTGCTCCGCAGGCGCCCGGCAGCTCCGGGAACTGGCGCGGAG CTCCCCTCCCGTGGCCGCAGCCCTGGCTCGGGAGCGCTCGGCCGTGGGCGGCTCCCTGGAATTCGACGTCGTCTCCCTGAGCGATTCCATGGCTTGGGAATCTCCGCTGGTCAAGCGCAGCTTGAGGCAGCTCCAGTGGGATTCCCAAAAAG GAAGGAAAAGCGGGATCGCCGTGGAATTCCTGGAATTCTCCTTCCATTTCCGCGCCTACGGAGATCTCAGCTGCCGGGAATTGGATTCCGTGGGGGAATTCCTGCACGGCCGCGTGGTTTCCCGGGAAAAGGCGGCGCTGCGGcagctccgctgctgcttccgCGCCTTCCGAAG CGTGGCGTTCCAGAGCTGCCATCCGAAGGCTCCggaaaaggagcagctggaaaggaGCTCCCGGCTCAAGGAGCTGCTCCGGGAATATTTCGAGCGGGACGGAGCCGGATCCGACGGAGACgacgaggaggaagaggaagaggaggaaaaaaaccttggaATGACGCGA CCGAAGGATTGGGAGGAGCAAGTCCGCGCCGACATCCGGAATTTCCTCGCCGCCCACCCGGATGAGAAGTTTTCCGGCAGAGCCATCGCCAGGATTTTCCATGGAATCG GCAGCCCCCGCTTCCCGGCGCAGATCTACGGGCGGGATCGGCGCTTCTGGAGGAGGCACCTCCCGCTGGAATTCCAGAGCCTTTCCCGCTTGGCCACCGAGGAGATCCTGGCCTGGAGGTGA
- the C26H8orf82 gene encoding UPF0598 protein C8orf82 homolog isoform X1, whose translation MNPRRIVERSQMDPSRIMERSQMNPRKIPGRLQTYPGWILDRSQTNPSQIAEGSQKSFQWAQDRSHKEIPHGSMESLQDRSQTARKKPGWTQARSQTDPRQIPGSVWENSSILRLFPAFPQLFLDDTKVKNFITCFKDVGFLSFFFKHLERNRSGRYEAEFPFLSRCGRERNFLRCEDLPVVFTQILPGSDGNHLLSYCGGGARLAVPFQPGMLTVFPENGRLYHPAPDQAGGVGLVRSALASEWSLGFQFGEGSERPPTHFLWEGRRYRLSGELLGILRAEKSGCGQELEAAPAAS comes from the exons ATGAATCCCAGGAGGATCGTGGAGAGATCCCAGATGGATCCCAGCAGGATCATGGAGAGATCCCAGATGAATCCCAGAAAGATTCCGGGCAGACTCCAAACGTATCCTGGATGGATCCTGGACAGATCCCAGACAAATCCCAGTCAGATTGCAGAGGGATCCCAAAAAAGCTTTCAATGGGCTCAGGACAGATCCCACAAAGAGATCCCCCACGGATCCATGGAATCGCTCCAGGATAGATCCCAAACTGCCCGAAAAAAACCTGGATGGACTCAGGCCAGATCCCAAACGGATCCCAGACAAATCCCGGGATCTGTCTGGGAAAACTCGAGCATTTTGAGGCTTTTTCCCGCTTTTCCACAGCTTTTCCTGGATGACACCAAAGTCAAGAACTTCATCACCTgcttcaaag ATGTGGGAttcctctccttcttcttcaagCACCTGGAGCGCAACCGGAGCGGGCGCTACGAGGCGGAATTCCCGTTCCTTTCCCGCTGCGGCCGGGAGCGGAATTTCCTGCGCTGCGAAGATCTTCCCGTGGTTTTCACCCAAATCCTGCCCGGATCCGACGGGAATCACCTCCTGTCCTACTGCGGAGGCGGCGCCCGCCTGGCGGTGCCTTTCCAGCCGGGAATGCTGACGGTATTCCCGGAAAACGGGCGGCTCTACCACCCGGCTCCGGACCAAGCCGGCGGCGTGGGATTGGTGCGCTCGGCTCTGGCTTCCGAGTGGAGTTTGGGATTCCAGTTTGGAGAAGGCTCGGAGCGACCCCCGACCCATTTcctgtgggaagggaggaggtATCGGCTCTCCGGGGAATTGCTGGGAATTCTGCGGGCGGAAAAGTCGGGATGCGGGCAGGAATTGGAGGCTGCGCCCGCCGCTTCCTAA